The Herpetosiphonaceae bacterium region CGCAGACCGGGGCAACGTGCGTCTGGGGAAGCGGTCGATAGTCGGGGCTGGCCGCCAGCGGCGTTGCGACGATGCGCTCCGGGCGCACGTTCAGGAGCCGGATCACGTCGCGCTGGGTGCTCTCCGAGATCGCGATCAGGCGGTCGGCGTGGCGCGCGCTCCAGCGCATCATGCGCTGGAAGAACATACGCTTCGACGGGCTGTGCATCTCAGGCAGCAGGTAGAAGGTCATATCGCAGAATGTTACCACCGATTTGCACAGCCTGGGAATCGGCATGGTGTAGTGCGGCGAGTGCAAGAGATCGAGCTTGAGCCGCCGAATGTTCCAGGGCAGGCCCACCTGCTCCCATGCCAGCCGCACAGGCCGCGAGGTTAGATCGACGCCCCAAAATTGCACATTCGGCTGGTCGATGCCGAACTCGCCGATGTGATCGGGCCTGGCAAAAATAGCATAGTCGTTGCTGCGATCGATCTGCGCCAGCGCCTGAACAAGATTGAAAATATAGTTTCCGGCTCCCGTCCGGTTGTGTGGAATCGCCGTTGCGTCAAATCCAATTCGCATCGATAGTGTGCCCTCTATGAACGCATTGCATCATACCAGCAATCCAGTCTCACGTGATGGGAGCGTATTCAGGCGGCGTGGTGGAAGGCTCTGAATCTGGGATGCGCCGCTGAGCAGCGCTGCGGCGTTGTGCAACGATTGCCGCAGCAGCCCAGCCAATGCCTAAGAAGATGCTCCACACAGGCGAGGTGAGGCTGACCTGGATGACATAAAAGATGGTGCCGATCAAGAAGAGATCTCTGGCAAAGCGCCAGTTACGCGCCGTTTCCGGCTCCGCCCGCTGCCTTGCCAGAATACGGAGCGCGCCATAGCAGGAGAAGACCTGAACCAGCCACATACTCAAGCCGATCACGCCGCTGTTGGATACCTCCAGCAGTAATCCATGCGTCGGGAGGCCGTCGAGTCCCTTCTCAGGCGGATAGATCAAACGGTAAATGCCTGGCGGCACATACTCCGAAGCTGGCAGCAGCATCATCCCCGGCCCCGTTCCGATCAAGGCATAGGTGGGCTGATCCCATAAGAACAGAAGCGCGCTTGCGTCGAACGAGTCCATGCGATAGGCGATCACCTCGCCGAGATGGTCGGGCGGCTCGGTCCGCAGGCCGCTGCTCGGATCGAGGCGCTGCTGCACCGAGCGCAGGGCAACCTCGAACTGGTCGGGCACGACCAGGGGCGCTGCTGCTACCAGCGCGCCCGTCGCGAGCATGATACTGGCGATCGTCAGCCGGATACGATTCGAGAGGAACAGCCAGGCCGCTGCTAAACCAGCCACAAAGATCACCAGCGCGCTGGTCGAGTAGCTGACGAGCAGCCCAAGCAGGTTGATTCCCAATAGCCCCTGTCGATGCAACGACAGGCGGCCAGGCATGACGATCAACACCATCAGCCCGTACGCGCAGGCCATGCCCAGCCCACGCGGCTCGAATGATAGCCCACGTGCGCGCTGATTCCCTGCCAGATCGCGCAGCCCGGTGATCGTAAAATACGGATCGATGGTTGTTATGAAGTTGAAGATCCCTGCCAGGGCCGTGAGTGATGCGCCCAGCACGATGGCACGGCCCAATACGGCAATCCGCCCTGGCTTTTGCAGCTCACGCGCGACGAACACTGCGAGCGACAGATCGCTGATGAGGCGGATCGAATAGATAACGGCGCGGCCCGGAGCGGTCATCGTCAGCGGACGGTGGCCGGTTGTGTCGGGCCAGGGCCAGATGTAGCCGAAGGCAATGCCAAGCACGACGAGATAGGCAAAGTTGAGCAGCCACGCCTGCGCCGGTCGCAGCCGGAGCCACCAGGGCGCGGACAGGATCGCGAGTGGCAGGTAGATCAGGCCAACGATCCGTCCAGCAGGTAAGTTGGTCAGGATCGACGTATCAAAAATATGGACCGATAGCGTGATCCCAACCCAGGCCAGGAGCGCGCGGCGGTTCCCAACGGCGAGCAGGATGCATGGCACGAGCACGGCGATCGAGAGCAGTAGAAGCTGACGAACGCTCATCTTAACCCATCCTTCCCAATGTTCTCCCGCTCCACGCAGTAGCCGTATCGCCTGAGCATGAAGTCCTGGTTGATGAGCAGAAGTTGCTGCCGCATATACTTGGCAAAGTTGGGGTACATCTCAGGGCCAAGCAAGCGCATGATACACCGCAGCACAAACTGAATCACCGTGAACGCGAACATCTACTTTTGACCCAGATCATCAGGCTCCGTCGATGCACTGGAGTGCGCCGCGTTATGATTGCCCGTCTTGGGTCTGCCGGTGACGTCTACCTACAACGTAGCTGCTGCCTGATACAGATCTACGTATTGCTCCGCCATGCGCCGATACGAGAATCGGGTGCGCTGGACGCGCCCTTTTTCGATCAGTTGCGCGCGCAGGCTGTTGTCCTCCAGCAGCCGCCGTAGTCCCGCGCCGATCGCGGCAACATCGGTCGGCTTGACCAGCACCGCTGCGTCGCCTGCCACCTCCGGCAGGGAAGAAACATTTGAGGTGAGGATCGGAACCTCACACTGCATTGCTTCTAGCAGCGGGATGCCAAAGCCTTCGTACAGGCTGGGATATGCGAAGACCGCAGCGCCGCTGAGCAGGATGTTCATCTCATGGTCGGGCAGGTGCCCAGTCCAGATAACCTGATCCTGTAGTCCAAGCGAGTCGATCAGTTGCTGGATTCCTGTGATCTTCCAGCCGTATGGCCCGACGATCACGAGGGCATAGGCTGTTCGTAGTTCCGGTGGAAGTGTAGCATACGCCTGCAAAAGCCGCTCAAGGTTTTTTCTCGGCTCCAGCGTGCCAATGCTGATGATATATTGGTTACGGATACCGAACTTCTGTCGTACCTGCTCGATCTGCTGCGCGTCGCGGATCGGCTTGAACATGGCGTTCGCGGCGATCGGGAGCGTCCGCACGCGCTCGGCATCGAGCTTGCTGCCATACTGCACGAGCAAATCCTGGCGCGTAGCCTCCGAGATGGTCGCGATCAAGGCTGCCTCGCGCACGCCGATCCATAGCCCAGAGCGTTGAAAAAATCGTCCCCAGCGAGTTAAGCCCTGCGGAAAGCGCCAGCAAACCAGATCGTTCACGGTCAGTACGAGCCGAGCGTGTTTGTAGGCAGGCACGAATCCTGTCGTCATCGCATGGATCACCTCTTGCGGCCCCAGGAAGCGCGGCAGGTCTACAGGAGGCTGACGCAGCGTGTGCCACAGCAGAAAATGCAACTGCGGCTTGATCGATGGGAGTTGCCGGAGCCGGAAGTTCGGCGGCAGATGCCGAATCTCCTCAGGTAGCCGCCGCATATCTTGGACCGCGAACAGGGTGTATCGGTTGATGTGGTCGATCTGGCTCAACTCTTTGATGAGATTATAGATCACGCGCCCCTGCCCGCCGGGAACAGCGCCAAGCAGCCCATCGATATGTATGGCGATACGGAGTGGTCGCATATCAAGCGTCGCCTTTGCGTGTCCGGTCGATCATCGCACGCTCACCCGCGTACCGCAGACGCGCTGAGCACCGGCGCTACGATGTGGGGCCGTCGTGTTGCGTAGGCCCGGTAGATGAACGTCAGCATCAGATCGACGGCCTTGCGCGCTACCGATTGGAGGAGGCGCCCATAGCGATCGTTGAGGAGTTTCGGCTCGAAAATCGCAATATCCTGAAAGTGCGCGCTCTTAAGCACATAGGTCATACTTAGCTCGGTAAAGCCAACCTCGTGAGTAAAGTCGGCGTAGCGAAAATTCAGCCCAATGAACGGATTCGCCATGTTCGGCACTTCCAGCACCAGCACACCGCCTGGGCTGAGCGCCCGGTGAAGGGCCTGGAGCATGATCGGAATCTCCGGCTTCGGGATATGCTCCAGCACATGAAACATGAAAATACAGTCGAACTGGCCCGCATGCGCATCCAGAAACGCGACAGTATCCTCAACAACCAGCGTGCCGTTCGGCAAGAATGCGTTACAAAAATCGGCGACTTCCTGAGACAGATCGATGCCCTGAACGCAGGTATAGCCCCGGTCGACGGCAAGTAATTCGAGCAATTCGCCATAGCCGGGGCCGATCTCTAAAATTCGCGCGGCGCGGTTTTGGGGGATTAAGTGGCTGTAGTTGAGCAATAAATATTCTTTTTTGCGCTTACGAAACTGATGCGGATCAGTAACATGCGAAAGATGCTTGGTCAAGTAGCCATCGAATAACGTATTTCGATCGCTCATGGCGAGCTAGCCTCCTGGCGGGAAAGAATCTGCTGTTGATTGTCGATCATCTGCTTGACCAGCACGATCTGAATGATCGTATTCAGCACTTCTCCGATGAGCAGTGCTAATGCCGCTCCGGGCGCGCCGAGTCGCGGAACAAGCATCAAGAGCAGGCCGCAGATCACGCAGAGATTCAAGAGGGCGATGCGGGTGATCCGGCTGAACTGGCCGTACGCCTGGATCGTGCTGGTCAGGCAACTGTTAAGCGTCCGAAAGATCAGCGCAACTGCAAGCATACGCAGGATCGGGATCGCCGGGCTGTACTGTGGGAGTAGCCAGTGGATCAACAGCGGCGCGATCAGCGCGAGCGCGATAGCACACAGCACGCCGTAGCCTACTGTCAACGCGCCGTAGCGTATGATCAGATGCCGGGTATGCCTGTGCTCGTCCGCCAGCGTGGCGGCCAGATGGCTATACACCGACATGGCGAAGGCAGCCGCTACCAGCTGCACCGGCTCCGTCAGCCGAAAAGCGATGCCGTAATAGCCGACGCTGGCGGTATCGGCCAAGCTGCTCAGCGCGATCACGTCGAGCCGGGTGTAGAGTGTTACCAGGATGATCGTCCCTGCGATCGGAAAGGCTTGTACGAGCAGCCTGTAGGTGTCTGCTATCCACGCGCCGCCCATGTCGATACGGACCAGTGCGCGAAAGCGCCGGAGCAGGATCGAGGCGCTGATCGCCTCGGCTATAGGCAGCATCGCCACGCCCAGCAGGGCCGACGGCCTGATCAGAAAGAGCAGCGCGATGATGCCGACCGTTGCTATGTTGACGACCATGACTGGAGCAATGATCTGGTTTGTTTGCAGCCGCGCTTGAAAGTAGTTGAGCGAAAAGTTGGTCCACAGTCCGGTGAAGATCAGCAGGCCCGCCACCGCGCCGATCTGAAGCTGGGCCTGCGGCTGCGTGAGCGCAAAGCAGAGCAGCAGGAGCACATAGGCGATCAGCCCGCAGACCATTTTTGCCTGCGCAGCCGTGCCTGCCAACCGTTGCCGATACCGCTCGCTCTGGGTGGTCGCAAACTCGCGGATAACTAACGTATCCACGCCGAAATCGGCGACGACCTTGGCGATCTCCGCGACGGTCATCGCGAAGACGATCATGCCGAAGAGATCGGGATTGAGAAAACGGGCAATAATAAAGAGACAGATGACTCTAGTGAGCGTGTTGGTGCCGCGTAGAATGGTGACTGAGAGTGTGTTGGAAACGAGCGGATTGATGCGTTTTTTGATAGCTGATAACATGTATTTGATCGATTAGATGTTAATGACGCTCTACTGTGTCCTAAAATGCTCGTTTGCTGTCTCGTTTGGTCGTTACTAGCTTTTTATCAAAGAGTCAGGTGTGAGACGCACGTGTACACAACCATTGACAGAAGGCGCTGGATGCTGCTGCCCAACATGAGATCGCGGGATTGGTGGGGTAGTATAGGTTGGCGCTGGATGCCTGTCAAATGTTGTTCGCTACCATCGAAGCTATCGTTGCACGAAAGGCGAGTGTCAGAAAAGCGCGGCCCACTCCCGGCAGGCAGCAGCGAGAGTGGGCTGTAACTGGGCTGGCAGACGCGCCACATGTACGCGCTAGTGCAGCGTCGGCCACACTTCGAGCTTGGTTTTCACGCGGCGAATCACCTCGTCGGTGTATTCCGTGGTGCAGGCGTGGCCGCCCAGATCCGCCGTGCGAATGCCGTCGTAGACCGTCTCCAGACACGACTCGGAGATCGCGCGGGCGGCAAGCGTGGCCGGCTTGGTGCCGACGAAGTTCAGCAGCGAGCCGCCGGCCAGGATCATCGCCAGCGGATTGGCGACGTTCTTGCCGAAGAGCGCCGGTGCCGTGCCGTGCGGCGCTTCGGCCATCACCACCTTCGTATTCATCGCGTCGTCGAAGGCCAGCAGCAGCGACTCCGCGCCCGCGATCGAGCCGAACATCTGCATCACCAGATCCGAGATACAGTCGCCGTCGCGGTTGAGCGACGGGATCACCAGCGGCTCCTCGCCCGCGGTGAGCAGCAGCGCGTAGGTCGCGTCGATCAGCTGCGGCGAGTAGCGCACATCGGGATAGCGCTCGTGGGCGGCGTCCATCTCCTCCTTGAGCATGCCCTCGTAGATCGGGCTGACCGTATACTTCGGCCCGCCGAAGACCTTGCCGTTGACACGCTGCGCCTGCTGGAAGGCAAACTCCGCCACCATGCGGCAGATGCGGCGGCTGATCTTCTCGGTGCGGTAGGCCCACTCGTCAAGGCCCTCGCCTTCGCGCCACTCCTCTGCGCCATAGGCATCGTCCACCGCCATGCGCACCACCGAGATCGGCGCGAACACACCGCCGACCGGACGAATGCCGGGGATGCGGCGCCCGGTGCGCAGAATCACGGTGCCGTCGATCGCCTTGCGCAGGATCGCATTGGGGCTGCCGACATCGTTCTTGGTTTCGGGCGTGATCGTCGCAGCCTTCAAGCCCAGCCCCGACTCTTTCATCGCAGCGGCAGCCTCGCGGACGATCTGATTGTTCGTCTCGCGGCGCTTTTCGAGGCTCAGATCGAAGCGCTGGAAGTTGACGGCAACTTTGGTGACGGACGGATCGAGCACGCGCAGCGCTTCTTCCAGCAACTCCTGTCCGGTCTGATCGCCTTCGAGCACGACGATTGTTGGTGTAGCCATTGCTTGCTCCTTCATCTATGTCACGGGTTGGATGGCGCAAAACCGCGCTATTGTAGCACAGGCAGGACCTTAGCCCTCGCGCCCAAGCCGCACCCGCAGCGTCCTGATCTCGAAGGGCCGGATCGTGAAGCGCAGCGTGTGCCCGTCCAGCTCCACGTCGCCGATCGACTCTTCCAGCAGATTGCACGCCTCGGCGCTCGTCACGGGCTGCGCGAACGTCAGCGCGACCGGCCCGCGCTGGTTATGCGCCTCATAGAATCGCACGATCAGCCCGTCGCCATCCTCCGCCGTTTTGATCGTATCCAGCATAACGTGTGCCGCATCGCAGCGCACAAACGTCGAAATGTGTGCTGAGCGCTCCGCAGCCGAGTCTTGCGGACGATACGCCAGCAGCGGCGTGTTCAGCTCCGCCGCTCGCCGCACCACCTCGGCCTCGCGCCAGTCGCCCGCGTGCGGCAGCAGCGCGTAGGTGAAGCGATGCAGCCCTTGATCGGCGTTGGGATCGGGATTGACGCCCGACTTGAGCAGCGTCAGGCGCATCACGCTCTGGTGCAGATCGTGGCCGTACTTGCTGTCGTTGAGCAGCGCCACGCCATAGCCGCCCTCCGACAGATCGATCCAGCGGTGGGCGCACGTCTCGAAGCGCGCCACGTCCCACGAGGTGTTGCGATGCGTCGGTCGCTCGACCGCGCCGAACTGGATCTCATACGTCGCGCGCGTGGTGTTGATCGCCACCGGAAAGCTCGCCTTGAGCAACATCTGGTGCTCGTGCCAGTCGATCTCGGTTGCAAAGTCGATGCGCGGCAGCGCGCTGTAGATCAGGATGCGCTGGCGGATCGTTGATTGGAGGAAGCGGCGCACGATCTCGACGCCGCCGCGGATCGGGCCGCTCTCGACGACACGAATGCGCTGCACGTCCTGCACCGGATACGGCTTCTCAGCGTAGAAGATGTCGATGTCCCAGGCGTCGTAGTTCAGCGGACGATCCTCGAAGGCGATCAGTTGGTTGGCGCGCTGGCCCGGCTCAAGCACATCGCGGTCGTAGCGCTTATCGAAGAGCGCCGCGATCTCGCCGTTGGCGTCAAGGTCGATGCGGAAGAACTGATTTTCCAGCCGCTCGGTCGTGATCGTGAGCGGCGCAGGCTCGGCGCTCGCTGCGGTCTGCGCCGGATCGACCGTGCCGTAGCCTGGCACGTTGAGTCCCGCCACCAGCATGCCCGCCTCGCCGTCGAGCGTTTCGACCGGCTGGATCTGACCGCCGGATGCCTCATCAGTCAGTCTGTCGGCGAGCGCCTGCGGTACGAAGAGCGGATCGTTGCGCTCCCAGCCAAGCGTATTGACCGCCAGCAGACGCGCGTCGCTACCCGCCGTGATCTGGCTCAGCGCGGCATCGCGCACCTGCCGCCCGATGCGCATGATCTCGTCGAACTGCTCGCGGGCGTCCTGATAGACCTCTGGGATCGACGATCCTGGTAGGATGTCGTGGAACTGGTTGAGCAGGATCAGCTTCCAGCCCTGGTTCAGCAGCTCGCGCTGCGGATCGTCGGCAGCGCCGGAGGCGACAGCCCACGCGGCTAGAAACTCGGCGTCGTGGTAGAGCTGCTCGGCGCGGCGATTGGCCTGCTTGATCCAGCCCTGGCTGGTGTAGGTGCCGCGATGATATTCGAGATACAGCTCACCGACCCAGATCGGCAGCCGGGGATCGTCCGCGACGCGCCGATGCAGCCGGTCGAAGTACTCCGTCGCGCTGCCGTAGCGCACCTGCGGCATCTGCGGCAGATCGCTCAGCCGCCGCACCATCTCAAGCTGATCGGCGGTCGGGCCG contains the following coding sequences:
- a CDS encoding glycosyltransferase family 1 protein — translated: MRIGFDATAIPHNRTGAGNYIFNLVQALAQIDRSNDYAIFARPDHIGEFGIDQPNVQFWGVDLTSRPVRLAWEQVGLPWNIRRLKLDLLHSPHYTMPIPRLCKSVVTFCDMTFYLLPEMHSPSKRMFFQRMMRWSARHADRLIAISESTQRDVIRLLNVRPERIVATPLAASPDYRPLPQTHVAPVCARYDLTPGQYIYYVGVLEPRKNIPALIEAYATIAAEFPHVPLVIAGKKGWMYDEIFKRVVELGLEQQIRFLGYIPDDDVIPLYNGARVFVYPSRYEGFGLPVLEAMQCGVPVITTNVSSMPEVADGAALLVPPGEIPALAAALREVLTDDELARDLARRGLARAAHFSWRRCAAETLEVYQSLG
- a CDS encoding glycosyltransferase family 1 protein, coding for MRPLRIAIHIDGLLGAVPGGQGRVIYNLIKELSQIDHINRYTLFAVQDMRRLPEEIRHLPPNFRLRQLPSIKPQLHFLLWHTLRQPPVDLPRFLGPQEVIHAMTTGFVPAYKHARLVLTVNDLVCWRFPQGLTRWGRFFQRSGLWIGVREAALIATISEATRQDLLVQYGSKLDAERVRTLPIAANAMFKPIRDAQQIEQVRQKFGIRNQYIISIGTLEPRKNLERLLQAYATLPPELRTAYALVIVGPYGWKITGIQQLIDSLGLQDQVIWTGHLPDHEMNILLSGAAVFAYPSLYEGFGIPLLEAMQCEVPILTSNVSSLPEVAGDAAVLVKPTDVAAIGAGLRRLLEDNSLRAQLIEKGRVQRTRFSYRRMAEQYVDLYQAAATL
- a CDS encoding isocitrate/isopropylmalate family dehydrogenase, producing the protein MATPTIVVLEGDQTGQELLEEALRVLDPSVTKVAVNFQRFDLSLEKRRETNNQIVREAAAAMKESGLGLKAATITPETKNDVGSPNAILRKAIDGTVILRTGRRIPGIRPVGGVFAPISVVRMAVDDAYGAEEWREGEGLDEWAYRTEKISRRICRMVAEFAFQQAQRVNGKVFGGPKYTVSPIYEGMLKEEMDAAHERYPDVRYSPQLIDATYALLLTAGEEPLVIPSLNRDGDCISDLVMQMFGSIAGAESLLLAFDDAMNTKVVMAEAPHGTAPALFGKNVANPLAMILAGGSLLNFVGTKPATLAARAISESCLETVYDGIRTADLGGHACTTEYTDEVIRRVKTKLEVWPTLH
- a CDS encoding alpha-mannosidase, with product MPLTLEKLQQRLDLIQHAAWRAIVPLDGTRYLPHSPSPVSQPRDVRDAPWQPLRRGDPWGALWQTVWLRQPLTIPPELRDQPVALHLRWRTDANQWSPTAIESQLFLDDQIFAGLDSEHRLALLPPLDRPIDLFVQAHVNCTQPFEGLELVLLDEPTWQLAHTLRVALQTIRQIDPTSLAYGRMLHRLNAAINMLDLREAPATWVGSIGPQIGTTPASPEFYASVRAASAYLDEHLLEGLDGGTRPQITITGHSHIDVAWLWPLWRTRQKTAHTFSTALRLMELYPEYHFTASTPQLYEFAQQDYPELYARIKERVAEGRWEPIGAMWLEADCNIPSGESLVRQFLFGMRFFAQEFGIRDRVLWMPDVFGYSAALPQIMRGCGIDTFMTTKISWSQFNRMPFDTFRWRGIDGSEVLTHFVTTPDPSNGYYTYNGEVTAAAIAGAWREYRQKPINDELLYLMGYGDGGGGPTADQLEMVRRLSDLPQMPQVRYGSATEYFDRLHRRVADDPRLPIWVGELYLEYHRGTYTSQGWIKQANRRAEQLYHDAEFLAAWAVASGAADDPQRELLNQGWKLILLNQFHDILPGSSIPEVYQDAREQFDEIMRIGRQVRDAALSQITAGSDARLLAVNTLGWERNDPLFVPQALADRLTDEASGGQIQPVETLDGEAGMLVAGLNVPGYGTVDPAQTAASAEPAPLTITTERLENQFFRIDLDANGEIAALFDKRYDRDVLEPGQRANQLIAFEDRPLNYDAWDIDIFYAEKPYPVQDVQRIRVVESGPIRGGVEIVRRFLQSTIRQRILIYSALPRIDFATEIDWHEHQMLLKASFPVAINTTRATYEIQFGAVERPTHRNTSWDVARFETCAHRWIDLSEGGYGVALLNDSKYGHDLHQSVMRLTLLKSGVNPDPNADQGLHRFTYALLPHAGDWREAEVVRRAAELNTPLLAYRPQDSAAERSAHISTFVRCDAAHVMLDTIKTAEDGDGLIVRFYEAHNQRGPVALTFAQPVTSAEACNLLEESIGDVELDGHTLRFTIRPFEIRTLRVRLGREG
- a CDS encoding class I SAM-dependent methyltransferase encodes the protein MSDRNTLFDGYLTKHLSHVTDPHQFRKRKKEYLLLNYSHLIPQNRAARILEIGPGYGELLELLAVDRGYTCVQGIDLSQEVADFCNAFLPNGTLVVEDTVAFLDAHAGQFDCIFMFHVLEHIPKPEIPIMLQALHRALSPGGVLVLEVPNMANPFIGLNFRYADFTHEVGFTELSMTYVLKSAHFQDIAIFEPKLLNDRYGRLLQSVARKAVDLMLTFIYRAYATRRPHIVAPVLSASAVRG
- a CDS encoding oligosaccharide flippase family protein, with protein sequence MLSAIKKRINPLVSNTLSVTILRGTNTLTRVICLFIIARFLNPDLFGMIVFAMTVAEIAKVVADFGVDTLVIREFATTQSERYRQRLAGTAAQAKMVCGLIAYVLLLLCFALTQPQAQLQIGAVAGLLIFTGLWTNFSLNYFQARLQTNQIIAPVMVVNIATVGIIALLFLIRPSALLGVAMLPIAEAISASILLRRFRALVRIDMGGAWIADTYRLLVQAFPIAGTIILVTLYTRLDVIALSSLADTASVGYYGIAFRLTEPVQLVAAAFAMSVYSHLAATLADEHRHTRHLIIRYGALTVGYGVLCAIALALIAPLLIHWLLPQYSPAIPILRMLAVALIFRTLNSCLTSTIQAYGQFSRITRIALLNLCVICGLLLMLVPRLGAPGAALALLIGEVLNTIIQIVLVKQMIDNQQQILSRQEASSP